A single genomic interval of Maniola jurtina chromosome 23, ilManJurt1.1, whole genome shotgun sequence harbors:
- the LOC123877346 gene encoding uncharacterized protein LOC123877346 isoform X2, giving the protein MDVHTMAMASTSNVIKLEGQKNWNVWKFQVAVTLRGADVFLVVNGTEKSDEKNMTEWAKKDVKAQTIIVSRLSEAAMVHVLTCETAAEMWQKLHSVFEAKSATSTMMLQQRFLQCKFEDGELSVFLAKVQEMATGNSRVKHLEIKQAFVKEKLENKIIELRYINTSEQLADILTKALGGIAFKRLRGKLF; this is encoded by the exons ATGGATGTTCACACAATGGCGATGGCGTCGACTTCAAACGTTATAAAACTAGAAGGCCAGAAAAATTGGAATGTGTGGAAATTCCAAGTGGCGGTTACCCTGAGAGGGGCGGATGTGTTCCTTGTAGTGAATGGAACGGAAAAGTCTgatgaaaaaaatatgacaGAGTGGGCGAAGAAGGACGTCAAGGCCCAAACGATAATAGTTTCTAGGCTGAGCGAGGCGGCCATGGTTCATGTCTTAACGTGTGAGACGGCGGCAGAAATGTGGCAAAAATTACATAGTGTTTTTGAAGCAAAATCAGCAACAAGTACCATGATGTTGCAACAACGTTTTCTTCAATGCAAGTTTGAAGATGGAGAGCTgtcagtgttcttagctaaagtTCAAGAGATGGC AACTGGTAATTCTAGAGTTAAACATTTGGAAATAAAGCAAGCATTTGTTAAAGAAAAGCTTGAGAATAAAATAATTGAGTTAAGATATATAAATACAAGTGAACAGCTTGCTGACATACTTACAAAAGCGTTAGGGGGTATAGCATTTAAGAGATTAAGGGGAAAATTGTTTTGA
- the LOC123877346 gene encoding uncharacterized protein LOC123877346 isoform X3 — protein sequence MDVHTMAMASTSNVIKLEGQKNWNVWKFQVAVTLRGADVFLVVNGTEKSDEKNMTEWAKKDVKAQTIIVSRLSEAAMVHVLTCETAAEMWQKLHSVFEAKSATSTMMLQQRFLQCKFEDGELSVFLAKVQQMATGNSRVKHLEIKQAFVKEKLENKIIELRYINTSEQLADILTKALGGIAFKRLRGKLF from the exons ATGGATGTTCACACAATGGCGATGGCGTCGACTTCAAACGTTATAAAACTAGAAGGCCAGAAAAATTGGAATGTGTGGAAATTCCAAGTGGCGGTTACCCTGAGAGGGGCGGATGTGTTCCTTGTAGTGAATGGAACGGAAAAGTCTgatgaaaaaaatatgacaGAGTGGGCGAAGAAGGACGTCAAGGCCCAAACGATAATAGTTTCTAGGCTGAGCGAGGCGGCCATGGTTCATGTCTTAACGTGTGAGACGGCGGCAGAAATGTGGCAAAAATTACATAGTGTTTTTGAAGCAAAATCAGCAACAAGTACCATGATGTTGCAACAACGTTTTCTTCAATGCAAGTTTGAAGATGGAGAGCTgtcagtgttcttagctaaagtTCA ACAGATGGCAACTGGTAATTCTAGAGTTAAACATTTGGAAATAAAGCAAGCATTTGTTAAAGAAAAGCTTGAGAATAAAATAATTGAGTTAAGATATATAAATACAAGTGAACAGCTTGCTGACATACTTACAAAAGCGTTAGGGGGTATAGCATTTAAGAGATTAAGGGGAAAATTGTTTTGA
- the LOC123877346 gene encoding uncharacterized protein LOC123877346 isoform X1 translates to MDVHTMAMASTSNVIKLEGQKNWNVWKFQVAVTLRGADVFLVVNGTEKSDEKNMTEWAKKDVKAQTIIVSRLSEAAMVHVLTCETAAEMWQKLHSVFEAKSATSTMMLQQRFLQCKFEDGELSVFLAKVQEMATGNSRVKHLEIKQAFVKEKLENKIIELRYINTSEQLADILTKALGGIAFKRLRGKLF, encoded by the exons ATGGATGTTCACACAATGGCGATGGCGTCGACTTCAAACGTTATAAAACTAGAAGGCCAGAAAAATTGGAATGTGTGGAAATTCCAAGTGGCGGTTACCCTGAGAGGGGCGGATGTGTTCCTTGTAGTGAATGGAACGGAAAAGTCTgatgaaaaaaatatgacaGAGTGGGCGAAGAAGGACGTCAAGGCCCAAACGATAATAGTTTCTAGGCTGAGCGAGGCGGCCATGGTTCATGTCTTAACGTGTGAGACGGCGGCAGAAATGTGGCAAAAATTACATAGTGTTTTTGAAGCAAAATCAGCAACAAGTACCATGATGTTGCAACAACGTTTTCTTCAATGCAAGTTTGAAGATGGAGAGCTgtcagtgttcttagctaaagtTCAAGAG ATGGCAACTGGTAATTCTAGAGTTAAACATTTGGAAATAAAGCAAGCATTTGTTAAAGAAAAGCTTGAGAATAAAATAATTGAGTTAAGATATATAAATACAAGTGAACAGCTTGCTGACATACTTACAAAAGCGTTAGGGGGTATAGCATTTAAGAGATTAAGGGGAAAATTGTTTTGA